GCTATTTGAGCATCTGTAACAAAATCGATTCCATGAAGATGAATGCTCGTGGCATCTACGTTTATTTTTATGTTAGGGATAACTCTTTATTTGGATTGAAGTTGCAgggttttatttttgagaaaaaaaaggaaacgAGCCCAATAAAATATGAAGATAGTAAGAAGTTGCAGATTTGTTCTTTTCACGGCAAGGGTCTAATTGGTGTGTGAACAATGTATTATCATTGATTATGTTGGCCGGAGAAGAAGCTGTTTCTATCGGTAGTCAAGTTGGAGAGGAACGTGCCAGCAAGCGTTTATGGCTTGGATTCAAACACTTGTGGACATTTTACTCTTACTTTTCTCACGTTTCTGCTTTGCCACTTCATTCTCTATCCAGTGTTCGCTTCTCTGGATACTAATGTTAATCCATAAGGTTTCATCGTTGTCAGAGGACCCATGAAATGCAATTATATTTCGATCTCTTTGATCGAAGTTTCTAGTCTAAATCTCCATTTGAATGTTCTCATCTTACTGTCTCTTTTTTGCATTTTGGCAGTACTTTCAATGAATATGCTTTATGCGCTAACAAAGCAGGGACAATATTTGATGAGAGATGGTTTCCCCTTGATTTTCTCCTCTGTGCTCTTTCATGCTCAAAGAGAGCAGGTTTTCATGAGCAACGTGCTGAAAGTAATATACTGACTCATAATAATTTGCATTTCAATGTGGCTTCAATGAAGAAGAGTTTTACAACTTGATTGGATGTCATCAGGTTTATGGTGAAAGGGATAAAGGTTGAATTACAGTAACTTAATGTGAAGTATTTCCATCCATTTACATTCTTGTTAACAGTGTATTCATTTCTCTCATCCATCAGGGTTACTGAGATTGAGAGCAGCATCTATTGAGTAATCTTAGGAAAGCGTCAGCCTTTCTTCGAGCTCTCAGGGATCCGTCTGCAGACAAGCTTTGGAGAGAAGGAATACTTCTTGGATTCATTAGTAATTTTCCTGCAACCTCCTCTCCACTATCCTTGCAGAGTCCCAGCAGTAGTGTTATTGAATGATCCTTCCCTTTTGAAGATCCAAATCTCAATAGATCAACAAGAAGAGGAACCAAGATCCTACTCTTTCTCAACGCTTGCAGCCCTTCGTTGCAGCCCAAGACAAGGGCAAGAACCGCCAATGCATCATCAGTTATACCAGCTTTGTCATCCATCAGAAGATTAATAAGTAGAGGAACAGCTCCAGCAAGCACTATACTTGGCCTGTTAGCATCATAGACTGCAAGGTTAAAGAGTGCTATAGCAGCATCCTTTTTCCCTGCTGTAGTTCCTTCTTCTAAGAGTCCGACCAAAGCTGGAATCGCTCTGGTACGTGCCCCTATGATTACTTTGTATTCGTCGATTACAGACAAGCTGAATATTGCTGCTGCTGCATTTTCTCTTGCTTCCATCGTTTTCCCACATTGGAGGACTTCAATTAAGCTGTCGATAACACCAGCAGACATAATCAGGATCTTGTTATTCTCATGTATTGAAAGGTTGAGCAATGCTGTGACTGCATTCTCCTGGATTCTTGGATCACGGGAACATAGCAGAGTCATCAGAAATGGAATAGCTCCAGACTCAGCTATAATTCTGCGATTGTCCATTCCAGTTTTCGCGAGCAATCTTAACTCATACGCTGCCTGTCTCTGTATATCAGGAGATCCTGTTGCCAGTTTCCCGACTAAAAATTCCGCTGTCATTTTGACAGCATCTGTAGCAGCTTTAGTGGCAGAAATGTAGTCAATCGCCTTGTCACAGTTCTTAATCTTACTGCTGCTGCTGCCTTCTGAATCTGAAGGAGATAATGTAGGTTCTGTTATTGGAATGTTGTTCTCTAGGCACCATTGATGGATTAGACTTTTCAGTGCATAGTTAGGAATGAGAGCCATATGTATCAGCCTCTGACCACTTTTGGGACAAGTGTGGTGCCCTGAATTTATCCACTGAGCGATTGAATTTCGATCATAAGTATGGCCTGATGCTATTATGACAGGATCCCTCATCAAGTCAAGTGAAATTGGACACCGGAATTCATCAGGGATGTCGGGAACCACTGAATAACACAAGGAGCATTGATCAGCACGAGCACTCATTGGTGCTGGCTGCTTCAAAATTTGCTTAATCATGAGGTGTTCTTCTTCCAAAATTGCTGCTTTCGATAAGGAGATCAAGGATATTAGGCTGTTGATATTCGAGATGGCGATGAGTCCACCTGTGCCTGCCTGTTTCTCAGCTTCTGCCTCTAATTTCGAGATCTCTTCCTCATAATCTAATGAGCTTCTCAAACCAACGCTGCTCATAGTGTCCTTCATTCTCCGAAAGTCGATGAAGCCTTGGTTCTTGCTGTTCTTATCACAGTTAATATTAGCCATCAACTGGAGAATCTCTTCCCTTTTCTGAATTTCTCGAGGATCAATGAACAAGTCAGCCCTTTTCGCCTGCTTAAGAAGTAGCTCCACTTGCTCCTTGGTGTCTACAGTTACATGAAGCAATCTCAAAGGTAAAATATCAAGTGCCTTTTCCATTTCCTTCATCAGTGCATGAAATTGGTTGGAAACAAGTTCTGTTTGCATGAGATTCCACAAAGAACTGCTCTCTTTGCAACTTCCTATGAGGAGCTTTACCTTTCTTATAACAGAGAAAAGCTCAGTCAAGCAGAGGATTGAGGATGGTGGAAGTAGTGCAGTGGATGATGATTCTTGAATTTCTTCAaacaatgaagaaagaatcttgatCCTTCTTACCATTGTTGAGATGTTCTTCACCTGTAAAAATGGAAGCTTTTCCATTGACAATACTTGGTTAGAGATGTGAATCAGTGTTTCCAGCAAATTCCTACTTGGGAGAAATCCTGAGGAAACCATGAGTGGAAGTGGAAGTTCATTCATGCTTGAGTAATGCTTTGAATATGTACCATCAGTCCATGACTCAGTTGTTGAAACTTTCTAAATTCTGTTAAGGGGAAAAATTATTAAAGTTATGAACTGTATTGACTTTTTCTGCTTGTAATGTTCTGTGTAAGCGACAGTAAGATTGCTGGTTGAAGGGGAAAGCAAAAGTCTTGAATTGCTGCCACTTGGAGGACATACTAGGCTGCAGGTTTTTTGTATAATTCCTATTGCTAATTTTGTCTTCCCATTTGACTAATGGGGTAATATATTTGTCAAATGAGACAGAGGATTCCGTGTACTTTCATGTTGGTGGCCGAACTTTCTTATTCAAAAATCCCTTAGTTTTGTCCTATTCTACCTAGCTGCTAAAACTGGAtttctttatttgtatttaagttTTGTGCAGTTATAGCATATGTATTTTTTACCGTATCAGGTTAAGTCAATGATCTTTATAACAAGCTTGATAtgacaatataaaaaataaaataatagtttGCTATAATTGAGTAAATTGCATTGATAATAATACAAGAATCGTATTACACTTTTTGTGCACATAACTTAAGATACATTTTATAAGAAGCTGCAGTCAGATCGTTCGTCCAAGCATTTATTGTTGAATCTGAATACACTGGAAGTTCTAACATCCGAGAATTATTCTAATTAGATTAACTGTTTAACGGTTTGACCTGGGAATCATAGTAATACTATTTGCTGCCTATATTTGACTAAATGAGGCTGGATTTATCTACCTGTCAAAGGTACATTGAAAAGATCTTGTCGAAGAAGGGTATAACAAATAACCttgtattttaatattttcaaacaCGGTGGTCTAAAAGTTACAATAATATTTGGCGATTTCCACAAAATCTCCTGCCGAATCTCACaagaaatattaattaaaacACGACACATAGAACAAAAATGAATATGAAGACAATGTCTAGGATGAATAAATTAAACTATTTATAGTTTATTATATATTCAAGGTAAGATAGCTGGGTACTCCAAgaggaagaaaaacaaaagaacattATATGCACAAAAGAAAATAGGGAAgtgtgtatacggtcaaaaccggttttgcccttcatgtatttagtcgagattggaacatgatggacCGAGGGTCGTCATCATAATATCTAGATGAGATTTGAAGCCAGGTTATCGAGCTCAAGATTcagggaccgatcaataccgagctcgaagtcaatatcgagctcgggTCAATACCAAGCTCGagccaatatcgagctcgagatccaGAGATCGACCAATACCAAAaccgaccaagatcgagctaAGAGACAAAGAGTCGTTGTAGCCGCACcaggggagagaatctcggcggaaactaaggaaaaactaattaactaatctatcatgggatccacatttttgtattttttaattatatccaaagtaaaATTCTTCCACTATATGAAGAGTTGCTATCATTTCTGTAAGGCATCATATATTCAACATTGAGACATCAATACACTCTCACATTTCAAAGTTTATTGATATTTACACAGATATATAGTAGAGATTATCTTTTTTTGGGCTTTGGAtgttgattcatcttgcttgtttataaatcattctctatttaatttggtttgtatttcattccttttttacagtcaatattcgatatatttctacttattttttcgatttgtatcaagttataccacgtatgcttagaactacgtataaattcaactctatccgtttttcgggtaaacaatattCTTGATTAAGgtgaggctaaggataatagtgattatttggtacgaatctctaCAAAACACATCATTTTACACTTGCTCatggaagtgtctttgatttcaagtTTAAAACGGCGAACTCTCAATCAATGCCCCTACCTATtgacaacgaagctggccttcaagatgagaacaacaacctgACAATCGGGGATGAAAGGCCACTCGTCGATCCCATTGGAACTCGGTCCGCAGATCCAATCAACGTTAATTCCATGTGGCCATcgaggcgaaccaacgttccgaccCCGAAAACAGCATCCATGGTGGAGCTCGACCTACAGTTCAAAATACCCAAAATATTAGAGAAGACGGGATCAGCATgcatatgattttcgaaatgttacaagctcaacaggtagcaatagctcagttgcagagccaaacccaggtaCCAAGCAGGGCCAAACCCGGTCCATCCCGAGAAAGCACTCACGAAATGGGGCCAATTGTAGTAAGATCAAATGAataagaatcggggactaatcccgaaattattaAGATGTTGGAAGAACCGATAAAACAAATTgagtcaggagaaaagaggattgaagcaaacgacaaaaaagtagaaacttataactccagggttgatcagatcccggggacACCACCAGTATTGaagggcttggattccaaaaaaatcatacaaaagcctttccccccgagcgtGGCTCCTAAatcgatccccaagaagtttcacatgcccgaaattcctaaatataatagaacgaccgaccccaacgaacatgtcacctcttatacatgtgccattaaagggaacgatctagaagacGACGAGATCAAATCCGTACTATTGAAGAAGTTCagggaaaccctgtcaaagggggcaatgatatggtatcataatttaccgtctaactctatcgattcttttgctacgcttgcagattctttcataaaagtACACGCCAGAGCCATAAAGGTTgaaaccaggaagtcagacctttttaaggtaaagcaaaaagataacgagatgctaagagagtttgtatctcgttttcaaatggaatgaatggatctaccaccagtcacGGACGATTGGGCTGTACAAGCTTTCACTGAAGGACTAAACAAACGAAGCTCGATgtcttcacgacagttgaagtaGAATTTGGTCGAGTACCTGACTGTTACCTGGGCcaatgtgcacaatcgatatcaatcgaagatcatagttgaagacgaccagttgggttctGGGTCCGCTATTAAAAGGGACGTCGATCGAGAACCAAGTCGAACAGGGACCGATATCGGTCGTATAACGGAGATAGTAGGGGTAGCGAACCTACACGCAACTCTGTACGAGGCAAAaagagaagtgatcgaggccaagggtctcgggggctgatgaTCAAGAATGGGTTCGACAGACATatcggacctaaggaagcaccacggttatcagaatataacttcaacatcgatgaatccaccatcgtgtcggctatcgaacgcatcaaagatactCAGTGGCCTCGACCTATGCAATCCGATCCAGTCCAGAGGAATCCCgatcaaatatgcaaatatcatggcacccatggccacagaaccgAAGACTGCAGGCAGTTGAGAGATGAGGTAGTCCGtttattcaatgaagggcaccttcgagaatttttaagtgaccgggccaaaaCCCATTTCAAAAATAGAGATTTCAATAGACGAAATTTATAAGAGGAGCCGCAACACataatccacatgatcatcggagggatcGACGCCCCCCAGGGACCAATGCTTAAATGCACTAAGATGTCTATTGTaagagaaaagcgatctcggactcaggattacacacctaaaggaaccttgtcctttagtgacgaagacgcggaaggaatcatgcaaccccataatgatgcactggtaatatttgtacttatgaataaaactcaagttaaacgtgtgttaattgatccaggtagttcggccaacatcattcgatcgagggtcgtagagcaactcggtctacaggaccaggtcgtaccCACTACCGTGGTACTGAAAGAATTTAATATAgaatgtgaaactactaagggcgagataatcTTGCCAGTAAAATCTAGGAAATGAAGTTCCACATAATCGAGGGCGATATAAGATATAACGccctgttcgggaggccatggatccataacatgagagcACTActctcgacccttcaccaggttctgaaattcccaacatcggagggaaTCAAAACGGTCTATGGGGAGTAACAAGCCACAAAAGAAATGTTTTCCATCGATGAAGTGATTCCAATATCCTCACTATCATCGACAAAAGGGATCAAATTCGAAGAAGGAACAAGACACCAAATAGTAATAACAAACGTCTgcctcgacccaactagagaatCAGAAGATTGACGAAGACAATGGCTTTGTGGTCCCTCGagcatcgatcgtatgatcgatgccacggccggccacaagactctcagttttctcgatgcctactctgggtacaaccagatacagatgaacccggaggatcaggaaaagacctcgtttatcactaagtacggtacctattgttataatgtaatgccattcggtctaaaaattgtcggtgcaacttatcaacgcctagtaaatcgaatgttcgaaaaacaaataggaaaataaatagaagtttatattaatgacatgttagttaagtccctgcgagcagaggaccatttaaagcatttgcaggaattTTTCAACGTACTAAaggagtacaatatgaagctcaaccccgaaaaatgtgcattcgggtttgactcgggcaagtttcttggtttcatggtgtccaaccgaggaatcgagatcaaccccgataaaatcaaagctatcgaggatatcacagTAGTAGATAATGTGAAGGTCGTGCAACGGTTAATGGGGAGGATAACCGCCCTGGGATGATTCATTTCAagatcctcagataggagccaccgatttttctcactgcttaagaagaaaagcaactttgcatggactccggaatgccaacaggctttGGAAGAACTAAAGTGATATTTATTGAGCCCGCCTctgcttcataccccgaaagtggacgaacaactttacttgtacttagttgtctcggagatagcggtaagtggagtcctggtttgAGAAGAACggggtacgcaattccctatttattatatcagtcggaccttaggcgaggccgaaactagatatccccacttagaaaaattagcgcgcTTTAAtcagcgcctctaggaaactaaaaccatatttccaatgtcatccgatacatgttgtaacaacttatcctttTCAAAACATTTTGCACAAACCCAAGCTTTCGGGtcaattggccaaatgggccatagaaattggtggatacgatatcgagtatcgaccccaaaccgctatcaaatctcaaatcttggcgGATTTTGTGGCTGACTTTTCATCGGCCCTCAtacccgagattgaaaaagagctattgataaaatcgggtacctcttcgggagtctgaacccttttcacggacggtgcctcgaacgcgaaggggtccagattaggcatcgtactaaaatcacccacaggtaatatagttagacagtctatcagaactacaaaattgactaacaatgaggccgagtatgaggccatgattgtagggtctcaaactagctagaagcttgggagcggagatcgtagaggctaagtgtgattccctcctcgtggtaaccaagttaacgggacttttgaagtccgagaaaatcggatgcaaaggtacttggataaattataggtgactctacatcaatttaaagaatggactttgcaacatgtaccccgAGAATAGAACACTGAGGCCGACGCTCTTGCgaacttaggttcatcggtcaaagatgacgaactcaactccGGGACTGTCATACAACTCATAAGATCGGTGGTCGAAGAAGGTCACgtcgagataaactccacaagtctaacctgggattggagaaataaatatatatagtatttcaagaacgggaagcttccatcagatccaaaggaatcgagagctCTCAGCATAAAGGCAGCACGGTTCACCCTGTCCGAAGATGGAACACTGTatagaaggacattcgatggaccattggcaatatgtttaggaccaggagataccgattacatcctacgggaaattcacgaaggcacttgtgaAAACCATTCTGGTGCCGATTCGCTAGTCCACAAAgcaatcagagcagggtattattggaccgatatgggcaaagatgcgagcAAGTTCATTCGAAAAtacgacaaatgccaaagacatgcacCCATGATTCATTAACTCGATGAGCtgctccactcggtcctatctctatggcctttcatgaaatggggaatggacatcgtcccCCCTCCCATCGGTCCCAAGTAAATCTCAGTTTATTtttttatgactgattatttctctaaatgggttgaagcacatgctttCGATAAAGTCAGAGAAAAAAAAGCGATAGACTTcgtttgggaccacatcatatgtcgattcggggtgccatctgagattgtatgtgataatggaaaacaatttatcggtagcaaagtaactaaatttgtcgaggatcacaaaatcaaaaggatcctatcaacaccatatcatcccagcgggaacggacaagccgaatagaccaacaaaaccatcatccaaaatcttaagaagagattgaccgacgccaaaggaaaatggagagaaatactacccgaggtcctatgggcatatcgcacaacatcgaaatccagtcTCGTTGGTCTATGGtaccgaagctctgatcccggttgaggtcggagaacctagcatcaggtttcgatatgctaCAAAGGAGTCGAATAACCAGACCATGAACACAAGCCTAGAATTACTGGACTAAAGACGAGAGgccgctctcgtccgattggccgcccaaaaacaacggatcgaaagatactacaatcaaAGAACCAATATTCGACATTtcaaaatcggggacttggtactaaggaaatcaacctcaacacccgaaatccgaataaaggaaaactgggtccgaactTGGAAGGGCCATATCACGTTCTCAAAATCGTcgaaaaaggatcctacaaactcggAGTGATAAACAACCaacaactaccgagcaattggaacgtgtcgcacctaaaataatactactgctaaggtacgaccctcccatgtgCATTTGTATTTCAAAAATTAACCCTTGCAGATATTCAACCAGAAATAGAGATGGATTATTCAActcgaagcctttaggtctgaaagcacgcgttgcactctttttcccttagacctgttttgtcccaaatgagtttttcggcaaggtttttaatgaggcaacaattgatcgtgctaacttagaacaattcaacagtatccgagacCTCTTTACAattaacctcgaatactggggggcattaccctcgaatatatcaagttcgatgcaagaaagttacttcatgacaacatggtctcgataggaaaaaattgtaagggccaaatggtcaaaacgaaccatgcccgcatagtttgctcgagccctagcacaaaacatgaacacatgtataataactataaagagaaatttcttctttaccgatatctcatacCTCAGAAAGATTCATCTACTCCATGTTCCCGATCTATTatgtaaacaggcttaagggccgaccatgatCGAAGTTTCaaaaattaccccataaatcAGGGACTTCCAACCAAAACATCAACAAGATCGAGCTCCATatagcctaagggctaccctttcttcgagttcgagcaagcactcactcgatcattaagcctaatGGCTGCtctcatttcgagttcgagcaaacactcactcgaccaataagcctaagggctacattaattagagtttgagcaaacactcactcgaccattaagcctaagggctaccctttcttcgagttcgagcaagcactcactcgatcattaagcctaagaGCTGCtctcatttcgagttcgagcaaacactcacttgaccattaagcctaagggatacattagttcgagttcgaccaaacactcactcgaccaataagcctaagggctacgttAACTCGAGTTCGATCAAACACCATTCGagcattaagcctaagggctacattagttagagttcgagcaaacactcactcgaccaataagcctaagggctacattaactcgaggtcgagcaaacactcactcaaccattaagccaaATGGCTACCCtttctttgagttcgagcaagcactcactcgatcattaagcctaagggctattcttacttcgagttcgaacattcactcacttgatcataaagcctaaaggctactcttacttcgagttcgaactaTTGCCCCAAATCAAGCTTAAAAAGGCTACCTCAGTTCGAATTCAGACATTCACTCGAGGACTGCCTATAAGAAACGGTCGAGTGCAGTACTTACTATCGGCCCTTACTATCTCAATCTTGGACCTTCGAATAATTATTCAATGCTAAGGCACTTTTGACCTTTGTATAAATTAACAAAAAGGCAAAAGATTCGGAAGCCATAAAAGGGAAAAGTTTTATATACGAATCTTATACATAGGAAACTCGGCCCGAAGGAAGTTCTTTACAAAGACCGAAAGCAGCCTTAAAAGTAATAACAACAACTACCTAAGATCCTAAATGGCTTGGTCTTCATCGGAGGTCGCGTCCTCGGCATCTTCCCCACCTTCAGATTCGCTCGAGCTATCGGAGTCTTCCTCAGGGAAGGCCAGCCTTCGAGCCTTGTTTTCCTCCGCCCTGGCAATTTCAATCTCGGCCCTGGCCCCAACATCAAAGCCCTGAGCATCGACCTCCTCGAGAGCTTCTCTCTGAGCCTGCCATTTAGCGTGCTCGACCATGCTCTTGGCTTTGGCTTGGTTGACCTCAACATCGATCTTGAACTGGGTCACTTTAGCTTTAGCTCTTTTATTGGCCTCTATCACCTTAGATCTGGCCACTTCAAGTTCATCAGCCAAGCTTGCTTTATCATGAATAGCCAAATCTAACCGATGTTGAAGCTTCTTCATCCTCTCGATCAGCCTCGAGGCATTTTCTTTCGCAGATCAAAGTTGGGCCTTAGACAACTCCAACTGAGCTTGAACGGCTTCCTTTTTTGAAGCAAGGATATCGAtattcttttttaattcttcCCCCTCGGCCAGTAGCCCATCTACCTGTGAGTTGAGCCGTCTGATCTGCTCGATCCTATGCCGAACCTGCAGAATCAGATCGTTAGTGGTTATCTCTaattcatcttcactatcgtGGAAAATTCGGAATACCTGCTCGGCCATCTCCTCGTGCTCTTCCCGGGCTGCTGTCAAATCTGCTCGAAGtttctcactaagaagcttgtaagAATCACTCTTCTCAGTAAGGTTCCGAACCTCAGCCTCGTGCTCCTCTCAGACTCGGATGAAGGCCTCGTGATGCAGCACCGAAGCCTACAAACATAGGAAAATTGTTAGAATTAACTACATATCTAAATATAAGAGAAACAACAAAGTTGACATCGAAGTTACCCAATT
This DNA window, taken from Nicotiana tabacum cultivar K326 chromosome 4, ASM71507v2, whole genome shotgun sequence, encodes the following:
- the LOC107803557 gene encoding U-box domain-containing protein 1-like; translation: MNELPLPLMVSSGFLPSRNLLETLIHISNQVLSMEKLPFLQVKNISTMVRRIKILSSLFEEIQESSSTALLPPSSILCLTELFSVIRKVKLLIGSCKESSSLWNLMQTELVSNQFHALMKEMEKALDILPLRLLHVTVDTKEQVELLLKQAKRADLFIDPREIQKREEILQLMANINCDKNSKNQGFIDFRRMKDTMSSVGLRSSLDYEEEISKLEAEAEKQAGTGGLIAISNINSLISLISLSKAAILEEEHLMIKQILKQPAPMSARADQCSLCYSVVPDIPDEFRCPISLDLMRDPVIIASGHTYDRNSIAQWINSGHHTCPKSGQRLIHMALIPNYALKSLIHQWCLENNIPITEPTLSPSDSEGSSSSKIKNCDKAIDYISATKAATDAVKMTAEFLVGKLATGSPDIQRQAAYELRLLAKTGMDNRRIIAESGAIPFLMTLLCSRDPRIQENAVTALLNLSIHENNKILIMSAGVIDSLIEVLQCGKTMEARENAAAAIFSLSVIDEYKVIIGARTRAIPALVGLLEEGTTAGKKDAAIALFNLAVYDANRPSIVLAGAVPLLINLLMDDKAGITDDALAVLALVLGCNEGLQALRKSRILVPLLVDLLRFGSSKGKDHSITLLLGLCKDSGEEVAGKLLMNPRSIPSLQSLSADGSLRARRKADAFLRLLNRCCSQSQ